The Rhopalosiphum maidis isolate BTI-1 chromosome 1, ASM367621v3, whole genome shotgun sequence genome has a segment encoding these proteins:
- the LOC113549265 gene encoding MOB-like protein phocein translates to MKMAESVKKLLKRNKPGTKANFFRKWPDEPFEEMESTLAVQEFIQQQIRIDPSNIDIILTPPDSQEEGVWKYEHLRQFCMELNGLAVELQTECLPDTCSQMTSTEQWIFLCAAHKTPKECPAIDYTRHTLDGAACLLNSNKYFPSRVNIKESSVAKLGSVCRRVYRIFSHAYYHHQNIYNKFENETYLCQRFTKFVIKYSLMAKENLIVPMPDAIMQGIRTEEDGTTSIKEP, encoded by the exons ATGAAGATGGCTGAATCtgtaaagaaattattaaaaagaaacaaaCCAGGAACTAAAGCTAAT ttcttCCGTAAATGGCCTGATGAGCCGTTTGAAGAGATGGAAAGTACATTAGCTGTTCAAGAGTTTATTCAGCAACAAATACGTATAGATCCgagtaatattgatataatattgacacCGCCAGATTCTCAAGAAGAAGGAGTTTggaaatatgaacatttaag GCAGTTTTGTATGGAATTAAATGGGTTAGCAGTCGAATTACAAACTGAATGTTTACCTGATACATGTAGCCAAATGACATCAACTGAACAGTGGATATTTTTATGTGCTGCACATAAAACTCCAAAAGAATGTCCGGCTATTGATTATACACGCCATACTTTAGATGGAGCTGCTTGTTTAttaaacagtaataaatattttcctaGCAG agTTAATATTAAGGAATCATCGGTGGCAAAATTGGGATCTGTTTGTCGACGAGTGTATAGGATATTTTCCCATGCATACTACCATcatcaaaacatttataataaatttgag aATGAAACATACTTATGCCAGAGGTTTACAAAATTTGTGATTAAATACAGCTTAATGGCTAAAGAAAATCTGATTGTGCCTATGCCTGATGCAATTATGCAAGGTATAAGAACTGAAGAGGATGGAACAACATCAATTAAAGAGCCATAA
- the LOC113550396 gene encoding nuclear pore complex protein Nup160 homolog — MDIDNPYLDTIYRQVVTEHFQSNEWREILINPEGASTTLRDESTLPRSGGHCFKDIPNRFIFWRVLYDKLELVEHSLDVNLTENQVRIHFRDSPVLESGISVYETLESVVLLVPTACSCHRLTFPRPNHVENDNENENVLLDSSIFSNFNVPSIDDPATFYSYNAELSHPYSAASCLDQKHDAIFIIALQNNVMLYIRMEYISGLPTLKEICQESAVPRMLSNITKVFSTHIENPVINSLAVHPFQQDIYVYSLDDTCELKVWSIDKSVYIYIMDMKKIYAASTENGSRPHIIHKSFDEQLLLTIYLSLSESSTFVVLEPCTDHGMFKLQQKFYVRSPVNSRLVDMSLYDNEIWCIWRTGKDTACVKSVNIRNGGWKDCSLDTTAFEQPTHYSSNSKQIYLDKIFSSSTYFTNDDLKNAIAVYDTSDGCEFITDYRTKISNAIDTKVAQEMDKYDSSDIESQMQLIEQCSASFYKSCLDYRRKRLAPLGLIWLGSPSFLLVVVTNSSFCFLRPSDKIENKIFSIKSPDDETNLNNLLNVLMSVPKNNFNLFLDINMSQKSFLELVRRSYMFDSSDPIISIFLNGFNVLDTVRMLIKMLYADPETDESMEDTLYSRCFKSKLGTSIVSHSFHQIVVTRFDLCCRLFTFMELNSKNYGQTREYIVDASNLAYSYWIQALFSHDIKLFEKMISSNTFLAQEPFMEYIDGLLNYTWPLIDASTLVEFLLQEGQYTFIQQMAQLLDFNKWEETLIISYMLNNDPDKALKILKSDLKKNIDDFLKSITLFEKYSYYEHAVKLGKHALKMCKHTGNKNMTSMFHSNIFLNNLKLKAYRNAYINILSLEDQDRKLNCLHTFVLTLLENDEKEELLSYNFYGLQSAVEDIVLKKARSLSNVDADPFYMFLCSIHDKHKKYKKLSMTFYELYLRADTCVAQEQYLRLSLLYLEILNPNNAWFVTVSLPFLSKTDDVPNGIIQIEHLKKLCWLARARQEIEESTTDMDIQSVISVLLMKHKYKDVMRLSKMWNLPLYQPLRELVKTCLSLTDSDECNKAWIWLADNGVSGDGIDSGKIAWHFLETLVNKYEEKGRTLIHYHIADELLRHKSFLPNWIVKTFKERNVGELLQLYLSYGELINCADLILELFEKEISSDGTGNTFGKTIPVDIIECVVVNLKHNNLQAGDEVLNKYKIFYDKIVAQENKIKCF, encoded by the coding sequence ATGGATATTGATAATCCATACCTAGATACCATCTACAGACAAGTAGTTACTGAACATTTTCAATCAAACGAATGGAgggaaattttaattaatcctGAAGGTGCTTCAACTACTCTGCGTGATGAAAGTACACTACCTCGATCAGGTGGACACTGTTTTAAAGATATTCCTAaccgttttatattttggcgTGTTTTGTATGATAAACTTGAATTGGTTGAACATAGCTTAGACGTAAATCTTACAGAAAACCAAGTGCGTATACATTTTCGTGATTCACCTGTGTTGGAAAGTGGAATCTCTGTGTATGAGACATTAGAATCTGTTGTTTTATTAGTACCAACAGCATGTAGTTGTCACCGATTGACATTTCCACGACCAAATCATGTGGAAAAtgataatgaaaatgaaaatgtattattggattcgtcaattttttcaaattttaatgtaccATCTATTGATGATCCAGCGACATTTTATTCCTATAATGCAGAACTTAGTCATCCATATTCAGCTGCTTCTTGTTTAGATCAAAAACATGatgctatatttataatagctttacaaaataatgtcaTGCTTTACATACGTATGGAGTATATTTCTGGACTACCCACCTTAAAAGAAATTTGTCAAGAATCTGCTGTACCTCGAATGCTATCAAATATAACCAAAGTTTTTTCTACGCATATTGAGAACCCAGTTATTAACAGTTTAGCTGTACACCCATTTCAAcaagatatatatgtatactctCTTGATGATACTTGTGAATTAAAAGTTTGGTCAATCGATAaatctgtatatatttatattatggatatgaaaaaaatatatgcggCTTCAACAGAAAATGGTTCAAGACCACATATTATTCACAAAAGTTTTGATGAACAACTTTTACTTACTATTTACCTCAGTTTATCTGAAAGTTCAACATTTGTAGTGCTTGAACCATGCACTGACCATGGTATGTTTAAACTTCAACAAAAGTTTTATGTACGGTCACCTGTAAATAGTAGACTAGTTGATATGTCATTGTATGATAATGAAATTTGGTGCATATGGAGAACAGGAAAAGATACTGCTTGTGTTAAATCTGTGAATATCAGGAATGGTGGATGGAAAGATTGTTCTTTGGATACAACTGCTTTTGAACAACCTACCCATTATTCATCTaactcaaaacaaatttatttggataaaatattttcgtcttcgacttattttacaaatgatGATTTGAAAAATGCTATTGCTGTTTACGATACATCTGATGGTTGTGAATTTATTACTGATTACCGTACTAAGATAAGTAATGCAATTGATACAAAAGTTGCTCAGGAAATGGATAAATATGACTCTTCAGATATTGAGTCACAAATGCAACTTATAGAACAGTGTAGTGCCAGTTTTTATAAAAGCTGTTTAGATTACCGTCGTAAAAGATTAGCTCCTCTTGGTCTTATTTGGTTAGGTTCACCATCTTTTTTACTAGTTGTTGTAACAAATTCAAGTTTTTGCTTTTTGCGACCATCAGATAAAATCGAAAACaagatattttcaattaaaagtcCCGATGATGaaacaaacttaaataatttactcaaTGTGCTAATGTCAgtaccaaaaaataattttaatttgtttttggacATAAATATGTCTCAGAAAAGCTTTTTAGAATTAGTTAGAAGGTCTTATATGTTTGATAGTAGTGATCCAatcatatcaatatttttaaatggatttaATGTTCTTGATACTGTTCGTATGTTAATAAAGATGCTGTATGCTGATCCAGAGACAGATGAAAGTATGGAAGATACACTTTATTCAAGATGCTTCAAAAGCAAATTAGGTACCAGTATAGTTTCTCACAGTTTCCATCAAATAGTGGTGACACGTTTTGACTTGTGTTGTAGATTGTTTACATTTATGGAGTTGAATTCCAAGAATTATGGACAAACTAGAGAGTATATTGTTGATGCTAGTAATCTTGCTTATAGTTATTGGATTCAAGCATTATTTTCACATGatataaagttatttgaaaaaatgatctcttcaaatacatttttagcgcAGGAACCATTTATGGAATATATTGATGGCTTGTTAAACTACACTTGGCCACTTATTGATGCTTCTACTCttgtagaatttttattacaagagGGACAATACACTTTCATACAACAAATGGCTCAATTAttggattttaataaatgggaagaaacattaattatttcatatatgttaaataatgatCCAGATAAAGCACTTAAGATACTTAAAAgtgatcttaaaaaaaatatagatgatTTTCTAAAATCTATCACtctgtttgaaaaatatagttattatgaaCACGCAGTAAAACTTGGAAAGCatgcattaaaaatgtgtaaacatactggaaataaaaacatgacaTCAATGTTCCATTCtaacatttttcttaataatttaaaattaaaagcgtATAGGAATGCATACATTAATATCTTAAGTTTAGAGGATCAAgatcgaaaattaaattgtttgcatacatttgttttaacattattagaaaatgatgaaaaagaagaactattaagttataatttttatggtttacaAAGTGCAGTAGAAGATATAGTACTAAAAAAAGCACGATCTTTGTCAAATGTAGATGCAGATCCtttttacatgtttttatgttcaattcatgataaacataaaaaatacaaaaaactatcaatgacattttatgaattatatttacggGCTGACACATGTGTAGCCCAAGaacaatatttaagattatcgCTCTTAtacttagaaatattaaacccTAATAATGCTTGGTTTGTAACAGTTTCATTACCTTTTCTTTCAAAGACTGATGATGTTCCCAATGGCATAATACAAATTGagcacttaaaaaaattatgttggtTGGCTCGAGCTCGTCAGGAAATTGAAGAGTCTACAACCGATATGGACATACAAAGTGTGATATCTGTATTGTTAATGAAACATAAGTATAAAGATGTGATGCGTTTGTCTAAAATGTGGAATTTGCCACTTTATCAGCCATTAAGAGAGTTGGTGAAAACTTGTTTATCTCTAACAGATTCTGATGAATGTAATAAAGCATGGATTTGGTTAGCCGACAATGGAGTTAGTGGTGATGGTATTGATAGTGGGAAAATAGCTTGGCATTTTTTGGAGACATTAGTAAACAAGTATGAAGAAAAAGGAAGAACATTGATACATTATCACATAGCTGATGAATTACTTAgacataaatcatttttacctAATTGGATTGTCAAAACATTCAAAGAAAGAAATGTTGGTGAActgttacaattatatttaagttatggAGAATTGATTAACTGTGcagatttaatattagaactatttgaaaaagaaataagTAGTGATGGTACTGGAAATACGTTTGGTAAAACAATACCTGTAGATATTATAGAATGTGtagtagtaaatttaaaacataataacttaCAGGCTGGTGATGAGgttcttaataaatataaaatattttatgataaaattgtagcacaagaaaataaaattaagtgtttttaa
- the LOC113549266 gene encoding ribonuclease P protein subunit p25 isoform X1 — protein METLKPKCVYQEERWTRSLITIDNLPDNFEHLKVNNHSKIRNMLGFAVKSFEHSNHLVCSASGPSVNKAVTCAEILKRQMPELKQVTGIGYRNVRMIKDEMIDGKVSQSITTRRLPSIHILLSKNHLHPNLPGYQGADKVSDHVSRPVPRKTFEKNDYRGTKESKVMAL, from the exons TGGAAACTCTGAAACCTAAATGTGTATACCAAGAAGAACGTTGGACACGTTCCTTGATTACAATTGACAATTTACCAgataattttgaacatttaaaagttaataaccaTTCCAAAATCCGAAACATGCTTGGTTTTGCAGTAAAAAGTTTTGAACACTCTAATCACCTAGTATGTAGTGCCAGTGGTCCATCAGTTAATAAGGCTGTAACGTGTGCAGAAATATTGAAACGACAGATGCCCGAGCTTAAACAAGTCACTGGTATTGGATATAGAAA cGTAAGAATGATTAAGGATGAGATGATTGATGGTAAAGTCTCTCAATCAATTACAACAAGAAGATTACCTTCAATCCACATTCTTTTATCCAAAAACCATCTTCATCCTAATTTACCTGG ataccAAGGAGCTGATAAGGTATCCGATCATGTTAGCAGACCAGTGCCTCGCAAAACATTTGAAAAGAATGATTACCGCGGTACTAAGGAGAGTAAAGTTATGGCTCTTTAA